From a region of the Mycobacteroides saopaulense genome:
- a CDS encoding CbtA family protein: MEKSIILRGLGFGALGGLLSFIFGWIFVEPVINRAISYEEGRGEAQVALDEAAGIHAHHEGAELFSRFAQANAGLALGVIGFGIAMGALFAVAYVVAIGRVGNLSPRALALSVAGGLFLVLYVVPFLKFPANPPAASADGTIKERTGYFVLMIVVAAVALAVALWVGRKLTERTDTWTATLVAAAVFVVLVGLVMAVTPGFVEAPQPLIDADGKIVYPGFPAHDLYLFRLYSFTTQAIMWLTIGIGFATVIGRKPVNAEAAING; the protein is encoded by the coding sequence ATGGAAAAGTCAATAATCCTGCGCGGCTTGGGCTTCGGCGCACTGGGTGGGCTGCTGTCTTTCATCTTCGGGTGGATATTCGTCGAGCCCGTCATCAACAGGGCCATCTCCTACGAAGAAGGCAGGGGTGAGGCACAGGTCGCACTCGACGAGGCGGCAGGTATTCATGCCCATCACGAGGGCGCGGAATTGTTCAGCCGTTTCGCACAGGCCAACGCCGGGCTGGCCCTTGGTGTCATCGGCTTCGGAATAGCGATGGGCGCACTGTTCGCGGTGGCCTACGTGGTGGCGATCGGACGGGTGGGAAATCTCAGTCCGCGCGCACTGGCGCTTTCGGTCGCCGGCGGCCTGTTCCTGGTGCTGTACGTCGTGCCGTTCCTGAAGTTCCCGGCCAATCCGCCGGCGGCAAGTGCCGACGGCACCATCAAGGAACGCACCGGGTACTTCGTGCTGATGATCGTGGTCGCCGCCGTTGCGTTGGCGGTGGCGCTATGGGTGGGCCGGAAGCTCACCGAGCGAACAGACACCTGGACGGCCACACTCGTGGCCGCCGCGGTGTTCGTAGTGTTGGTCGGGCTCGTCATGGCGGTCACGCCAGGGTTCGTCGAGGCACCCCAGCCGCTGATCGACGCGGACGGGAAGATCGTCTACCCGGGGTTCCCGGCACACGACCTGTATCTGTTCCGGCTGTACTCGTTCACCACGCAGGCCATCATGTGGCTGACCATCGGGATCGGGTTCGCCACGGTGATCGGGCGCAAGCCGGTCAATGCCGAGGCGGCCATCAACGGCTAG